A part of Desulfonispora thiosulfatigenes DSM 11270 genomic DNA contains:
- a CDS encoding aspartate/glutamate racemase family protein, whose translation MNKNRVGIIRVLSTDNLQVLYSHETIIKNIYPELEIISEAIKDQPNGVYNQETELESVPKILEIAKDMEKSGVNAILISCCMDPGLTLIKKELNIPVVGAGMASALMAMSLGNKIGVTSLDKVIPPNLHETLGNKLLAYQPSEGINNTKDLLKIDGKEKVLKTARDLRDQGADCLLLACTGMSTIGLAPLLEEKLNIPVIDPIIASGGLINYLVKRK comes from the coding sequence ATGAATAAAAATAGGGTTGGAATTATTAGAGTTCTTTCGACAGATAATCTTCAGGTTTTATATTCACATGAAACCATAATTAAAAATATTTATCCAGAGTTAGAAATAATATCAGAAGCTATTAAGGATCAACCAAATGGTGTATATAATCAAGAAACAGAATTAGAATCTGTTCCTAAAATTTTAGAGATAGCCAAGGATATGGAAAAATCAGGGGTAAATGCAATCCTGATTAGCTGCTGTATGGATCCAGGTTTAACCTTGATTAAAAAAGAGCTTAATATTCCTGTAGTCGGAGCAGGGATGGCTTCAGCATTAATGGCAATGTCTCTAGGGAATAAAATAGGGGTAACCTCTTTAGATAAAGTAATTCCTCCAAACTTACATGAAACCTTAGGCAATAAATTATTAGCTTATCAGCCTTCAGAGGGGATTAATAATACTAAAGATTTATTAAAAATAGATGGAAAAGAAAAAGTATTAAAGACAGCTAGAGATTTAAGAGATCAAGGAGCAGATTGTCTATTATTAGCCTGCACAGGTATGTCGACAATAGGCTTAGCTCCATTATTAGAAGAAAAGCTAAATATTCCAGTAATTGACCCAATTATTGCAAGTGGGGGTTTAATAAATTATTTAGTGAAAAGAAAATAA
- a CDS encoding ABC transporter ATP-binding protein has product MNEKILEVINLKKHFPIKKGIIFEKNVGAVKAVDGLSFTVNKGETFGLVGESGCGKSTTGRLLLQLLKPTEGQVIFEGKDLSKLNPEEMRKMRQELQMIFQDPYASLNPRKNVEQIIMEPLVIHNIGTMEEKKKRVKELLDIVGLDASFAGRYPHEFSGGQRQRIGIARALAVKPKIIVCDEPVSALDVSIQAQIINLLEELQEEFGFTYIFIAHDLSVVKHISDRIAVMYLGKIVELASYAELFSNPKHPYTKALLSSIPVPNPRHKGEKIVLEGDVPSPINPPSGCHFHTRCRQAKDICKQKSPKLIDYGNGHYASCLLLEEGN; this is encoded by the coding sequence ATTTTTGAAAAAAATGTGGGTGCAGTTAAAGCTGTTGATGGACTTAGTTTTACGGTTAATAAAGGAGAAACTTTTGGCCTAGTAGGTGAAAGTGGTTGTGGAAAATCAACTACAGGACGACTATTACTTCAATTATTAAAACCAACTGAAGGACAAGTAATTTTTGAAGGAAAAGATTTAAGTAAATTAAATCCTGAAGAAATGAGGAAAATGCGTCAAGAATTACAAATGATATTCCAAGACCCCTATGCATCTTTAAATCCACGTAAAAATGTCGAGCAAATTATTATGGAGCCTTTAGTTATTCATAACATTGGTACTATGGAAGAAAAAAAGAAACGGGTTAAGGAACTGTTAGATATCGTAGGCCTTGATGCAAGTTTTGCTGGAAGATATCCACATGAATTTAGTGGAGGGCAAAGACAAAGAATCGGAATAGCAAGAGCTCTAGCAGTTAAACCTAAAATTATCGTTTGTGATGAACCTGTATCGGCTTTAGACGTCTCTATTCAAGCACAAATTATAAATTTATTAGAAGAATTACAAGAAGAGTTTGGCTTTACGTATATATTTATTGCTCATGACTTAAGTGTAGTAAAACATATAAGTGATCGAATAGCTGTTATGTATTTAGGAAAAATAGTGGAGTTAGCTAGTTATGCGGAATTGTTTTCTAATCCAAAGCATCCTTACACTAAAGCATTACTTTCATCTATCCCTGTGCCTAATCCACGTCATAAAGGAGAAAAAATAGTATTAGAAGGAGATGTTCCAAGTCCTATCAACCCTCCTTCAGGCTGTCATTTTCATACAAGATGTAGACAGGCTAAAGATATCTGTAAGCAAAAGTCTCCTAAACTAATTGATTATGGAAATGGTCACTATGCTTCTTGTTTGTTACTTGAGGAAGGTAATTAA